In Aeromicrobium sp. A1-2, the DNA window CTTGCCGCGGGACTCCGCCGGCGCAGCGATCCCTCGACCCGCTCGGCCGCGGCCTTGGCGGCGTCGGCGTTGATCTCGATCACGATGACGTCCAACCCGGCCCGGGCCGCAACCTCGGTGATGCCGGAGCCCATGAGCCCTCCGCCGATGACGCCAACCTTGTCAATGCTGCTCATGCTGCTCCTCGAAAGTAGTAGGACGTCAGACTATCCCGCCCGACCCGAACAACATGAGGGGCTCCTCATGTTGTCGGTCGCGTTGTGCATCATGCACAACAGGTCTGGCGAAGTTCGTATCGTGCGGACGTGTGCAGGCGGGCCCGGACTATCTAGTGTCGTGGATCACACCCAACATCGAAAGTGGTCCTGTGCACCTCGCGTACCTCCCTTGGCACCAACCGGCCTCGCGCCGCGACGCCCCCTGTCTAGCCGACGACCGGGTGTCCCTGACGTACGCCGAGGTCGACGACTGGGCCGCGGCCGTTGCCGGTCAGCTGGCGAATCACGGATTTGGTCGAGGCGACGTGCTCGCGATCATGCTGCCCAATCGTGCCGAGCTGATCATCGCGATGTTCGCCGCCTGGCGACTCGGCGGTGCGGTCACCCGATCAACCCGGTGTTCACCGCGACCGAGGCCGAGCACCAGATCCTCGACTCCGGCGCCGTGCTGGTGATCGCTTCAGGACCCGATGCGCCGCACGCTGGTCTGCCGATGATCGACGTCGACGACCTGGTGACCGCGACCGAGGGCGC includes these proteins:
- a CDS encoding AMP-binding protein, which translates into the protein MRGSSCCRSRCASCTTGLAKFVSCGRVQAGPDYLVSWITPNIESGPVHLAYLPWHQPASRRDAPCLADDRVSLTYAEVDDWAAAVAGQLANHGFGRGDVLAIMLPNRAELIIAMFAAWRLGGAVTRSTRCSPRPRPSTRSSTPAPCW